From a single Lactococcus carnosus genomic region:
- a CDS encoding histidine phosphatase family protein, which translates to MKLYFVRHGKTVWNQERRLQGMTGDSPLLAESRLEVAKLGDYLADISFDAMFSSPSKRAVDTAMILSEHNQHPRDIIKKTELFEWNLGIFEGMLIDDAIKKDPENMNAFRHHPEQFWGNPFGAENLSDIQRRFGKFIAEVSQQGYDNVLVVSHGAFLSSSIKMLVQTPIGELRPGGVGLDNNTLSIVDYDGTHYVLTHWNEKHG; encoded by the coding sequence ATGAAGCTCTATTTTGTACGTCATGGGAAAACAGTATGGAACCAAGAGCGCAGACTGCAAGGGATGACTGGAGATTCTCCCTTATTAGCAGAGTCACGTCTGGAGGTTGCTAAACTTGGTGATTATTTGGCAGATATCTCCTTTGATGCCATGTTTTCCAGTCCTTCTAAACGTGCAGTAGATACGGCAATGATTTTATCAGAGCATAATCAGCACCCGCGTGACATCATCAAAAAAACCGAGCTATTTGAATGGAATCTGGGTATATTTGAAGGGATGCTGATTGATGATGCCATCAAAAAAGATCCCGAAAATATGAATGCCTTTCGCCATCACCCAGAACAGTTTTGGGGCAATCCGTTCGGTGCAGAAAATCTATCAGATATTCAGCGTAGATTTGGGAAGTTTATAGCAGAGGTATCGCAACAAGGGTATGACAATGTTCTCGTTGTCAGCCATGGGGCTTTTTTATCTAGCTCAATCAAGATGTTAGTCCAAACACCCATCGGTGAATTACGGCCAGGTGGCGTAGGTCTTGATAATAATACACTGTCTATCGTTGATTATGATGGAACGCATTATGTCTTAACACATTGGAATGAAAAACATGGCTGA
- a CDS encoding bacteriocin, whose product MNSLKQISQLGSELSTEELSSIIGGKSNNYSNTWWYKSLDTLGKFAEGSAGLWHLKY is encoded by the coding sequence ATGAATAGTTTAAAACAAATTTCACAATTGGGATCTGAATTATCGACTGAAGAATTAAGCAGTATTATAGGTGGCAAGAGTAATAATTATAGTAATACGTGGTGGTATAAAAGTTTAGATACTTTAGGGAAATTTGCTGAAGGTTCGGCAGGTTTATGGCACTTAAAGTACTAG
- a CDS encoding FUSC family protein, translating to MSFQFGRFRLGLRTIKTVIAIFIILLFTHLFHRGQSAAMIAGISAIIAVRDSYTATLKAAKARFIGSALGGTLAVVYFFMYTMTNYNFSVRIILIPLFVLLNIVIMDGFELHPGLVGANATLLIIALTIPETDYIGYALNRVLDTFFGVAVATIMNSVFIHDAPIKRRKLRELISYKKNKGQDEDK from the coding sequence ATGTCATTTCAATTTGGCCGTTTTAGATTAGGCCTTAGAACGATTAAAACAGTTATCGCGATTTTTATTATCTTACTTTTTACCCATTTATTTCACCGAGGACAGTCGGCTGCGATGATTGCGGGGATATCAGCTATTATTGCGGTGCGGGATTCTTATACAGCAACGCTTAAAGCGGCTAAAGCAAGGTTTATCGGCTCTGCACTGGGGGGTACGCTTGCCGTTGTCTATTTCTTTATGTATACGATGACTAACTATAATTTTTCGGTCAGAATCATTTTAATTCCCCTATTTGTTTTACTGAATATCGTGATTATGGATGGCTTTGAGCTCCATCCTGGTCTAGTTGGGGCAAATGCGACCTTATTAATTATTGCCTTGACCATTCCTGAGACGGACTATATTGGTTATGCACTTAACCGTGTTTTAGATACCTTTTTTGGGGTGGCAGTGGCAACGATCATGAATAGTGTCTTTATCCATGACGCACCGATTAAGCGAAGAAAACTGAGAGAACTCATCTCATATAAAAAAAATAAAGGACAGGACGAGGACAAATGA
- a CDS encoding GNAT family N-acetyltransferase has protein sequence MKKTIKSVAAYDPDYLSQQLSQLISQGFSAKFTHQLFAKKTATLAIKVISDYLVMSQQHTLAICEIEGQICGCLLISEDPNNLAHLYHFFRRSLTVMQSLKLLFLMVMLSYRPQKNEGYIDLVVTDQKFYRLGVAQSLIEHSMAMTSKQHLTLHVADTNQQAIKLYEKLNFKRIKHESSRLLYWLTGKKGWYLMRWENEKN, from the coding sequence ATGAAAAAAACGATCAAGTCAGTAGCTGCCTATGATCCGGATTATCTAAGCCAACAGCTTAGCCAGTTAATCAGTCAGGGATTTTCAGCCAAATTCACACATCAACTATTTGCTAAAAAGACTGCTACTCTAGCAATCAAAGTCATCAGTGACTATCTTGTCATGTCACAGCAGCATACTTTAGCGATTTGTGAGATAGAGGGACAAATTTGTGGGTGCTTACTTATCAGCGAAGACCCAAACAATTTAGCACATCTATACCACTTTTTTAGGCGGTCGTTAACGGTTATGCAATCACTCAAACTATTATTTTTAATGGTGATGCTCTCCTATCGGCCACAAAAAAATGAAGGCTATATAGACTTAGTCGTAACCGATCAGAAATTTTATAGATTAGGGGTTGCCCAATCTTTAATAGAGCATAGCATGGCCATGACTAGTAAACAACATCTCACGCTGCATGTAGCAGACACGAATCAGCAGGCAATTAAGCTCTATGAGAAATTAAACTTTAAACGTATAAAACATGAATCAAGTCGGCTATTATATTGGCTGACTGGAAAAAAAGGGTGGTATTTAATGAGGTGGGAAAATGAAAAAAATTAA
- a CDS encoding GNAT family N-acetyltransferase — translation MITKPHQLIAISQHPDYLDAAITYFSEAFGIPEEIYRDSITASLTTTSTLPRFYVLVKGTELVGCFGLITNDFNSRQDLYPWLAALFVSEKYRGQGLGKLLIQHAVSEVKEMGYPSLYLVTDHTSYYEKFGFEHLGSAYGLDGPARLYAYQI, via the coding sequence ATGATTACTAAACCACATCAGCTTATCGCAATCAGTCAGCATCCAGATTATTTGGATGCTGCTATTACCTACTTTTCTGAGGCTTTTGGCATACCAGAAGAGATTTATCGGGATAGTATCACAGCTAGTTTAACAACGACATCTACCTTACCTCGCTTTTATGTCCTGGTAAAAGGGACTGAGCTTGTCGGCTGTTTTGGGCTAATTACAAATGATTTTAATAGCCGTCAAGACCTGTATCCGTGGCTTGCGGCCTTGTTTGTCTCTGAAAAATACAGAGGACAAGGCTTAGGTAAACTGTTGATTCAGCATGCGGTGTCAGAAGTTAAAGAAATGGGCTATCCAAGTTTGTACCTGGTGACAGATCATACCTCATATTATGAAAAATTTGGATTTGAACATCTGGGTAGTGCTTATGGCCTCGATGGGCCAGCACGTTTGTATGCCTATCAAATCTAA
- a CDS encoding alpha/beta hydrolase family protein has translation MKKIKWIIVVLTVLIVASGIIFMIGNHYQMTEKRVEIPTEKAKLSAVITFPKQKKIKGIIVFVHGDGPQNATQDGGYKPVMERFAKSGFLSVSWDKAGIGSSTGNWLDQSMDDRAKEVSQVIAWLKIKYPKEAKQIGLWGASQAGWVIPKVMSTNPKIDFSILVGPAINWMRQGLYNTDWRIADAGGSKSERLAERSAFEKDAQLIKKNTTVDVYKSAGGKEKLSSDRYLFIRRNLDADATADLANIKRPLYLVLAEKDKNVDSLETKAVYTDVVKKSVLQVKTITNTEHMMLNPKIAHHPFLVTLTAVMMPKYFLVDQDYLDYCQEVAEAQ, from the coding sequence ATGAAAAAAATTAAATGGATTATTGTAGTTTTAACTGTGCTGATTGTTGCATCTGGTATTATCTTCATGATAGGGAATCACTATCAGATGACTGAAAAAAGGGTTGAGATACCTACGGAAAAGGCGAAACTCTCTGCAGTCATCACCTTCCCCAAGCAAAAAAAAATAAAAGGGATTATCGTTTTTGTCCATGGAGATGGGCCACAAAATGCAACACAAGATGGTGGTTACAAACCTGTAATGGAACGATTTGCTAAATCAGGCTTCCTATCTGTATCATGGGATAAAGCAGGTATCGGTAGCTCTACTGGCAATTGGTTAGACCAATCCATGGATGATCGTGCCAAGGAAGTTTCCCAAGTGATTGCCTGGTTAAAAATAAAATATCCAAAAGAGGCAAAACAGATTGGCCTATGGGGAGCTAGTCAAGCAGGTTGGGTAATACCAAAAGTCATGTCGACAAATCCTAAGATTGACTTTTCAATTCTTGTAGGACCAGCCATTAACTGGATGCGACAAGGGCTGTATAATACAGACTGGCGCATAGCAGATGCAGGTGGCTCAAAATCAGAGCGGTTAGCAGAGCGATCAGCTTTTGAAAAAGATGCCCAGCTGATTAAGAAAAATACAACAGTTGATGTCTACAAATCTGCGGGTGGAAAAGAAAAACTATCGTCAGATAGATACTTATTTATTCGTCGCAACTTAGACGCAGATGCAACAGCAGATTTAGCCAACATAAAGCGTCCCCTATATTTAGTACTAGCAGAAAAAGATAAAAATGTGGATTCATTAGAGACAAAAGCTGTTTATACAGATGTTGTCAAAAAGTCAGTCTTACAAGTCAAGACGATCACAAATACCGAACACATGATGTTAAATCCTAAGATAGCACATCATCCATTCTTAGTCACACTTACTGCCGTCATGATGCCTAAATACTTTTTAGTTGATCAGGATTATCTTGATTATTGTCAAGAAGTAGCTGAAGCACAGTAA
- a CDS encoding GntR family transcriptional regulator, whose translation MTAIYIQIHDEIKQQIETGMYEVGQRLPSERVMSEQFGVSRMTLRQAVTSLVEEGILTRYVGSGTFVASDRVREKMRGTTSFTDIIKNLGKTPSSKVMSYQKTKANEVECDKLGLKKGAQIIRMERIRYADDLPICYEVASIPYRLIADFAKDDIANHFYDTLAAAGKKIGRSEQIISAKIVNKEIASFLSIKTNAAILSLTQVSYFANSEETAFEYVLSQYAGDRFEFYLER comes from the coding sequence ATGACAGCTATTTATATTCAGATTCATGATGAAATAAAGCAGCAGATCGAGACCGGCATGTATGAAGTTGGGCAGAGATTGCCTAGTGAACGCGTGATGTCGGAGCAATTTGGTGTGTCACGTATGACCCTCAGACAAGCAGTAACAAGTTTGGTCGAAGAAGGCATTTTAACACGCTATGTTGGCTCAGGGACATTTGTTGCAAGTGATCGTGTCCGTGAAAAGATGCGGGGGACAACAAGTTTTACTGATATCATCAAGAACTTGGGTAAGACACCCAGTTCAAAAGTGATGAGTTATCAAAAAACAAAGGCAAATGAAGTAGAATGTGATAAACTTGGCCTCAAAAAAGGTGCCCAGATTATTCGGATGGAACGGATTCGCTATGCTGACGACTTACCGATTTGTTATGAAGTGGCGAGTATCCCCTATCGCCTGATAGCCGACTTTGCCAAAGACGACATCGCCAATCATTTTTATGATACCCTGGCTGCTGCAGGTAAAAAAATCGGCCGTAGTGAACAGATTATCTCGGCCAAAATCGTCAACAAGGAAATTGCTAGTTTCTTATCGATAAAAACCAACGCTGCAATTTTATCATTAACGCAAGTTTCTTACTTTGCAAATAGCGAAGAAACTGCATTTGAGTATGTCTTGTCACAGTATGCTGGCGACCGGTTTGAGTTTTACCTAGAAAGATAA
- the rpsT gene encoding 30S ribosomal protein S20, whose product MANIKSAIKRAELNIVQKERNSGQKAALRTSIKKFEAAVAAGADDAQALYVVAAAAIDRAHSKGLIHKNKANRDKSRLSKKLAK is encoded by the coding sequence ATGGCTAACATTAAATCTGCCATCAAACGCGCTGAGTTGAATATTGTTCAAAAAGAACGTAATTCAGGTCAAAAAGCTGCATTGCGCACTTCAATCAAAAAATTTGAAGCTGCCGTTGCTGCTGGTGCTGATGATGCGCAAGCATTGTACGTTGTTGCAGCTGCTGCAATCGACAGAGCTCATTCCAAAGGTTTAATCCATAAAAATAAAGCTAACCGTGATAAATCACGTTTGTCTAAAAAACTAGCTAAATAA
- a CDS encoding glycosyltransferase, translated as MINFKKDSTLEYSTYYENSSSISSTNLVGLIMVKNQEDYILKTIASIYSICDYIVVVDTGSTDETINRIKKKYPSVTLKYLDWEEDYAKMRNLCLEFISNNSWILFIDSDEILKSSLNYNEIHSFLNHLDEYYDNQDIICTVKQKQKGRPVFCRPERFIKKTSNIFYYGYVHEEVRTNNIKSLLKIDTSIEIFNHGTTGSEFKKFDKEKRYAKLLIKNIEEEPDNPRWVSLINSSLISNHFLSYTDYISLLKKHILIDNSTSLSTSNIIRSPYLSYLLERYCIELIKSNEDKLAIEYINFAQNIFPYDANFKVFEVTLFLQRIEKETYQVLKNIIIFIENSDTNIINEASEGSEESLTGVTIRLLTILGKKDKARELYEKLSDELIKEMLTNEMSL; from the coding sequence ATGATAAATTTTAAAAAGGATTCTACCCTTGAATACTCAACTTATTATGAAAATAGTAGTTCAATAAGTTCAACTAATCTAGTCGGATTAATTATGGTAAAAAATCAAGAAGATTATATATTAAAAACTATTGCGTCTATTTATAGTATATGTGATTACATTGTTGTAGTTGATACAGGCTCCACCGATGAAACTATTAATAGAATTAAAAAAAAATATCCATCCGTAACATTGAAATATTTGGATTGGGAAGAAGATTATGCAAAAATGCGAAATTTATGTCTGGAATTTATCTCCAATAATTCATGGATATTATTTATAGATTCAGATGAGATATTAAAATCAAGTTTAAATTATAATGAAATACACTCATTTTTAAACCATTTGGATGAATATTATGATAATCAAGATATCATATGTACAGTCAAACAAAAACAAAAAGGTCGACCAGTTTTTTGTCGACCAGAAAGATTTATAAAGAAAACTTCTAATATATTTTACTATGGGTATGTTCACGAAGAAGTGAGAACTAATAACATAAAATCTTTACTAAAAATTGATACTAGTATTGAAATATTTAATCATGGAACAACAGGAAGTGAGTTTAAGAAGTTTGATAAAGAAAAACGTTACGCTAAATTATTAATCAAAAATATAGAGGAGGAACCAGATAATCCTCGTTGGGTCTCATTGATAAACAGTTCTTTAATAAGCAACCATTTTCTAAGTTATACTGACTATATTTCATTGTTAAAAAAACATATTTTGATTGATAATTCTACTAGCTTATCAACTTCTAACATAATAAGAAGTCCATATTTATCATATCTATTAGAAAGATACTGTATTGAGTTAATTAAGTCAAATGAAGACAAATTGGCAATAGAATATATCAACTTTGCACAAAATATTTTTCCATATGATGCGAACTTTAAAGTTTTTGAAGTGACACTTTTTTTACAGCGTATAGAAAAAGAAACTTATCAAGTATTAAAAAATATAATAATTTTTATTGAAAATTCTGATACTAATATCATTAATGAAGCGTCGGAGGGGTCTGAGGAAAGTTTAACCGGGGTAACTATAAGACTACTAACTATTTTGGGAAAAAAAGATAAAGCTAGAGAATTGTATGAAAAACTTAGTGATGAACTTATTAAAGAAATGTTAACTAATGAAATGTCGTTATAA
- a CDS encoding tRNA (cytidine(34)-2'-O)-methyltransferase — protein sequence MTNHIVLFEPRIHFNTGNIARTCAATNTHLHLIRPFGFEITDKNLKRAGLDYWDKVEIVYHDDLAAFLAHVSADETARLHLITKFAEHDYSETGLYTDQADHYFLFGREDTGLPEDFMRENPEKALRIPMNDEHVRSLNLSNAAAIVIYECLRQQQYHGLELVHRYEKDKLK from the coding sequence ATGACAAATCACATCGTACTTTTTGAACCCCGTATTCATTTTAATACTGGGAATATTGCCCGCACCTGTGCAGCAACCAACACACATTTGCACCTGATCCGCCCTTTCGGCTTTGAGATTACGGATAAGAACCTTAAAAGAGCAGGATTAGACTATTGGGATAAGGTTGAAATCGTCTATCATGATGATTTAGCCGCTTTTTTAGCGCACGTTAGTGCTGATGAAACTGCTAGGTTACATCTGATTACGAAATTTGCTGAACATGACTATTCAGAAACTGGTCTGTATACAGATCAAGCAGATCATTATTTTTTATTTGGTCGTGAAGATACTGGTTTACCTGAAGACTTCATGCGTGAAAACCCTGAAAAGGCCTTGCGTATACCGATGAATGATGAACATGTCAGAAGCTTGAACCTATCAAATGCGGCTGCCATCGTGATTTATGAATGTCTTAGACAACAACAGTATCATGGTCTGGAATTAGTTCACAGATATGAAAAGGACAAATTAAAATGA
- a CDS encoding MerR family transcriptional regulator has product MNNLSSGQIAELFDLPKSKLRYYINKGLLSPHVDEENGYYLFDESDIYRLYQLIIFRKIGFSISDIKASQAVDDLMPLLHKSKQMLQANIDELISLQKLTNKIIDSQDSSQLDDVYFVAHADRYFKKLPQDMVTNGEINYLSATKQKQFKIDQPYFIQSNEAQVDVCYASQLSDYDHIYFAGNYACINFLVADEVALDLKISQFLEDPLFQLTQSKDKQILVYENVTRSLAYNSGLVYTVEVCV; this is encoded by the coding sequence ATGAATAACCTATCTTCTGGTCAAATTGCTGAGCTATTTGACCTACCAAAATCAAAGCTGCGTTACTACATTAATAAAGGGCTATTATCTCCTCATGTTGATGAGGAGAACGGCTACTATCTATTTGATGAGTCAGATATTTATCGACTTTATCAACTCATCATTTTTAGAAAAATTGGGTTTTCTATTTCTGATATTAAAGCGAGTCAAGCAGTAGATGATTTGATGCCCTTATTACACAAGTCAAAGCAGATGTTGCAAGCAAACATCGATGAGCTAATCAGCTTACAAAAGTTAACGAATAAAATCATCGATTCCCAGGATAGTAGTCAACTTGATGACGTTTATTTTGTTGCGCATGCCGATCGTTATTTTAAAAAGTTACCGCAAGATATGGTAACTAATGGGGAAATTAACTATCTCAGCGCAACCAAACAGAAGCAGTTTAAGATAGATCAACCTTATTTCATTCAGTCAAATGAAGCGCAAGTTGATGTCTGCTATGCATCACAATTATCTGATTATGATCATATTTATTTTGCTGGTAATTATGCATGTATTAACTTTTTAGTAGCTGATGAAGTTGCTCTTGACCTGAAAATTAGTCAGTTTCTAGAGGATCCACTCTTTCAGTTGACCCAATCAAAAGACAAGCAAATCCTAGTCTATGAAAATGTCACCCGTTCTCTAGCCTATAACAGTGGCCTAGTTTATACTGTGGAAGTGTGTGTATGA
- the recD2 gene encoding SF1B family DNA helicase RecD2: MADKLYFVGTIEAVFFSNPANFYKVLLLAITDTNADFKDDEIVVNGIIGDVVEGDSYKFFGELTNHPKYGEQLKVTTYEKDVPTSGAGLVKYLSSEHFPGIGKKTAEKIVATFPEDTIDHILETPEQLSGILSSEKLAAFVKRLSENHGMEKILSKLAKYELPSKLNFQIYDLYKEATLDVIKENPYQLVFDIKGIGFKKADKIAEDEGISATNDARIQAGLIHTVLTNSLESGDTYIEALDLLNQTIDLLESARNVEILADQVAEMINVLLAEGKLQAIGTKLFENSLYFAEDGIYQRLDKLTNSKVTKLAQDKFETIIGDVEAKLEIRYDSLQKEAIYKALTHQFFILTGGPGTGKTTVIKGIVQAYASLNHLDLNPDNYTDDVFPIVQLAPTGRAARRMNELTGLPAATIHRQLGLNSDDLEDDFGNDLSGSLLIVDEFSMVDTWLANKLFAAILPSMTVIFVGDADQLPSVGPGQVFADLLKIPDFATVRLDKIFRQGEGSTITNLAHDIKNGQLPVDFTAKKADRSYIESKAVNIPNYIEQIASAWMKRGNDPFDLQVLIPMYKGVAGINQVNKSLQNLFNPLADRLEFLFQDTIFRQDDKVLHLVNEASLDVFNGDIGVITDLVPAKYTESKQDEIVMSFDGNEVSYPRAEWYKITLAYAMSIHKSQGSEFPSVIVPMVASYHRMLERNLLYTAITRAKQSLILLGEGQSFQTAVSRQGANRKTYLVERFGLTTTSDQAAARSEARPVKETVIETVVIDKETFKEVASDQPVSDKQAVESTGQDAKAAAYVLTMENVLAIDPMIGMTAEDVAVFSKSK, encoded by the coding sequence ATGGCTGATAAACTTTATTTTGTGGGGACTATTGAAGCGGTATTCTTTAGTAACCCAGCTAATTTTTATAAGGTACTATTACTTGCCATTACAGATACCAATGCTGACTTTAAAGACGATGAAATTGTTGTTAATGGCATTATAGGGGATGTGGTTGAAGGGGATAGCTACAAATTTTTTGGTGAGCTAACCAACCATCCTAAATATGGTGAGCAGCTTAAAGTAACGACCTATGAAAAAGATGTGCCTACCTCAGGAGCAGGTCTAGTCAAGTATTTGTCTAGCGAGCACTTTCCTGGTATTGGCAAGAAAACAGCTGAAAAGATCGTCGCAACCTTTCCAGAAGATACCATCGATCATATTTTAGAGACACCTGAACAACTATCAGGTATTTTGTCTTCTGAAAAATTAGCTGCCTTTGTTAAACGCTTATCTGAAAATCATGGCATGGAAAAAATCCTATCCAAACTGGCCAAGTACGAACTCCCTAGTAAGCTAAATTTTCAAATTTATGACCTCTATAAAGAGGCGACTTTAGATGTGATTAAGGAAAACCCCTATCAACTCGTTTTTGATATTAAGGGCATCGGCTTTAAAAAAGCAGATAAAATCGCCGAAGATGAAGGGATTTCAGCTACCAATGATGCACGTATTCAAGCAGGGTTAATCCATACGGTGCTGACCAATTCACTCGAGAGTGGCGACACGTATATCGAAGCACTGGATTTACTGAATCAGACCATCGACTTGCTAGAATCAGCTAGAAATGTAGAAATTTTAGCTGACCAGGTGGCAGAGATGATAAACGTCTTGCTAGCTGAAGGTAAACTGCAGGCAATCGGGACAAAATTATTTGAGAACTCCTTATATTTTGCGGAAGATGGGATTTATCAGCGCCTAGATAAGCTAACCAATAGCAAAGTAACTAAATTAGCGCAAGATAAATTTGAGACGATCATAGGCGATGTCGAAGCTAAGCTTGAGATTCGCTATGATAGTCTTCAAAAAGAGGCGATTTATAAGGCACTGACTCACCAATTTTTCATCCTAACAGGTGGACCAGGAACAGGTAAGACAACCGTAATAAAAGGAATCGTTCAGGCCTATGCTAGCTTAAATCATTTGGATTTAAATCCTGATAATTATACGGATGATGTCTTTCCAATCGTCCAGTTGGCACCTACAGGACGTGCCGCACGCCGGATGAACGAATTAACTGGCTTACCGGCAGCGACGATTCATCGGCAACTAGGGCTAAACTCGGATGATTTAGAGGATGACTTTGGTAACGATTTATCCGGCAGTCTTTTGATCGTGGACGAGTTTTCGATGGTGGATACCTGGCTAGCCAATAAACTATTTGCGGCCATCCTACCCTCTATGACGGTTATCTTCGTTGGTGATGCCGACCAACTGCCATCAGTTGGCCCTGGACAGGTATTTGCGGATCTGCTTAAAATCCCTGATTTTGCGACCGTCAGATTAGATAAAATCTTCCGTCAGGGTGAAGGCTCCACGATTACAAATCTGGCGCATGATATTAAAAATGGGCAACTCCCAGTAGACTTTACTGCTAAGAAAGCTGATCGGTCTTATATCGAAAGTAAGGCAGTCAATATCCCAAACTATATCGAGCAGATTGCTAGTGCCTGGATGAAACGTGGCAACGACCCCTTTGATTTACAAGTATTGATCCCCATGTACAAAGGAGTAGCAGGGATTAATCAGGTCAACAAATCACTGCAAAATTTGTTTAATCCCCTAGCTGATCGACTAGAATTTCTCTTTCAGGATACGATTTTTAGGCAAGATGATAAAGTCCTACATCTGGTTAATGAAGCATCACTGGACGTCTTTAATGGTGATATTGGCGTGATTACTGATCTCGTCCCAGCCAAGTATACAGAGTCTAAGCAGGATGAGATTGTCATGAGCTTTGATGGCAATGAAGTCAGCTACCCAAGAGCTGAGTGGTACAAAATCACCCTAGCCTATGCCATGTCTATCCACAAGTCTCAGGGCAGTGAGTTCCCAAGTGTCATCGTGCCCATGGTCGCGAGTTATCATCGCATGCTAGAGCGGAACTTACTTTATACAGCGATTACAAGAGCTAAACAGTCCTTGATCTTACTCGGTGAGGGACAGAGCTTCCAAACAGCAGTCAGTCGACAAGGCGCTAACCGTAAAACCTATCTGGTTGAACGGTTTGGACTAACCACAACATCAGATCAAGCAGCAGCTCGTTCAGAAGCAAGGCCTGTCAAAGAAACAGTTATCGAAACAGTGGTAATCGACAAGGAGACCTTTAAAGAGGTTGCAAGTGACCAGCCAGTTAGTGATAAACAAGCAGTCGAAAGTACTGGACAAGACGCTAAAGCAGCAGCTTATGTTCTGACCATGGAGAATGTCCTAGCGATCGACCCGATGATTGGGATGACGGCAGAAGATGTCGCTGTATTTAGTAAATCCAAATAA
- a CDS encoding YkgJ family cysteine cluster protein, producing the protein MDIEHYKQLALQKQKVHKQFLASLKKRPPKNLDKLTKQIHEEVFMEIDCTKCANCCKSLGPLFTEADISRISKQMRMKLATFEDTYLQVDEDGDKIFQCMPCPFLGTDNLCNIYDVRPKACREFPHTDRNKIYQINQLTIKNTIICPATYLFVEKLRERLA; encoded by the coding sequence ATGGATATCGAACACTACAAACAGTTAGCCTTGCAAAAACAAAAGGTTCATAAACAATTTTTGGCGTCACTTAAAAAAAGACCGCCTAAAAATTTGGATAAGTTGACTAAACAGATCCATGAAGAAGTCTTCATGGAGATAGATTGTACCAAATGTGCCAACTGCTGTAAATCACTAGGCCCACTCTTTACAGAAGCTGATATCAGTAGGATTTCGAAGCAAATGCGGATGAAATTAGCCACTTTTGAAGACACTTATTTACAAGTCGATGAAGATGGTGACAAAATCTTTCAGTGTATGCCTTGCCCCTTCTTAGGAACAGATAACCTCTGCAACATCTATGATGTGAGACCAAAGGCCTGCCGGGAGTTCCCCCATACTGATCGTAACAAGATTTATCAGATTAACCAGCTCACCATCAAAAATACGATTATTTGTCCCGCAACCTATTTATTTGTTGAAAAGTTGCGTGAACGATTAGCTTAA